From a single Peromyscus maniculatus bairdii isolate BWxNUB_F1_BW_parent chromosome 4, HU_Pman_BW_mat_3.1, whole genome shotgun sequence genomic region:
- the Lcn12 gene encoding epididymal-specific lipocalin-12 isoform X1 encodes MKEQVSEQASLIATPQSGMSFWSLVAAGMGPWWALWLILTLPQIPEGQAPVKPQGFSELTSFENDKFQGEWFVLGLAGNAYKREHRDLLNPYITLFEPKDNSNFQVTNTMTRGKRCDTWSYTLTPASKPGQFTMENQGADREDVQVIETDYTKFALVLSLRTTSSQTITRVSLLGRTWRLPHKTIDRFICLTRAQNLTKNNFIFPDVTDWLPDPDIC; translated from the exons ATGAAGGAACAGGTTTCTGAGCAAGCTTCACTAATAGCCACTCCTCAGTCAGGCATGTCCTTCTGGAGCCTGGTCGCTGCTGGGATGGGCCCTTGGTGGGCTCTGTGGCTGATCCTTACCCTTCCCCAAATCCCGGAGGGCCAGGCTCCAGTCAAGCCTCAAGGCTTTTCCGAGCTGACGAGCTTCGAGAATGACAAG TTTCAGGGAGAATGGTTTGTCCTTGGATTGGCGGGCAACGCCTACAAGAGAGAGCACCGGGACTTGCTGAATCCCTACATCACACTGTTTGAGCCAAAAGACAACAGTAATTTTCAGGTGACCAACACCATGACTCG GGGCAAGCGCTGTGACACTTGGTCCTATACCCTGACCCCAGCATCCAAGCCTGGGCAGTTCACCATGGAAAACCAAG GAGCAGACAGAGAAGATGTGCAGGTGATCGAGACAGACTATACCAAGTTCGCCCTGGTGCTGTCCCTCAGGACAACAAGCAGCCAGACCATCACCAGGGTCAGCCTTCTGG GTAGAACCTGGAGGCTTCCTCATAAGACGATAGACAGGTTCATCTGCCTGACCAGAGCCCAGAACCTCACCAAGAATAACTTCATCTTCCCTGATGTGACCG ACTGGCTACCTGATCCAGACATCTGCTGA
- the Lcn12 gene encoding epididymal-specific lipocalin-12 isoform X2, protein MKEQVSEQASLIATPQSGMSFWSLVAAGMGPWWALWLILTLPQIPEGQAPVKPQGFSELTSFENDKFQGEWFVLGLAGNAYKREHRDLLNPYITLFEPKDNSNFQVTNTMTRGKRCDTWSYTLTPASKPGQFTMENQGADREDVQVIETDYTKFALVLSLRTTSSQTITRVSLLDWLPDPDIC, encoded by the exons ATGAAGGAACAGGTTTCTGAGCAAGCTTCACTAATAGCCACTCCTCAGTCAGGCATGTCCTTCTGGAGCCTGGTCGCTGCTGGGATGGGCCCTTGGTGGGCTCTGTGGCTGATCCTTACCCTTCCCCAAATCCCGGAGGGCCAGGCTCCAGTCAAGCCTCAAGGCTTTTCCGAGCTGACGAGCTTCGAGAATGACAAG TTTCAGGGAGAATGGTTTGTCCTTGGATTGGCGGGCAACGCCTACAAGAGAGAGCACCGGGACTTGCTGAATCCCTACATCACACTGTTTGAGCCAAAAGACAACAGTAATTTTCAGGTGACCAACACCATGACTCG GGGCAAGCGCTGTGACACTTGGTCCTATACCCTGACCCCAGCATCCAAGCCTGGGCAGTTCACCATGGAAAACCAAG GAGCAGACAGAGAAGATGTGCAGGTGATCGAGACAGACTATACCAAGTTCGCCCTGGTGCTGTCCCTCAGGACAACAAGCAGCCAGACCATCACCAGGGTCAGCCTTCTGG ACTGGCTACCTGATCCAGACATCTGCTGA